aatatctatatatGAATTGTTAACCAAgagaattaaaaattcattcatatgcataaaattaaagtaatttttatattttggttatcattatttcaaacaaaatgTAATTCCAATTAAACATTATAACTCATATTTATGGTTATTGTTCGAACTTATTTCCACTAGTGTTATCAACATTTGTCTTAATTTTGATGAAAGATATTTACATTAATAagatacaaatatataatacctaattttttaaattagatataaTGAATATAATGAGAATATGTATATTTGTCCTCATTCTCATTATTCTCATATTTATCATTGTCCTtctatttgtctttttttttttaattattaaaatatttacattaattgttttatttgatcATTGTAACATTCCAATAAATATAGGTTGGAAACTATACTTATTTTAAGgagttaacaaaaacaataagatAGAACAATATAGAGAAGtagaatgaagaaaagataatgaaatatcattaaGAATTTGAACCGTACAGAAGCATAAAtctaattacaaaatatacaatttGACCGATCGGTCTTGGAAGCAGTTCAAGACCGAACGGTACCTCAAAAGGAACTCTCTACCGAACTGCTTAATAAAGAAAACTATACAGAAGGATACCGAACGGTAGTCTACTAAAACACTATTATCTACTGACCAGGCGGTCCTACACTATCTTCGTGTTGAACGGTCTGCAGGGCATTCTCAAAAATCTTCAATAAcgccttctgctcacatccaaaggatgaTCATCGCAGTGAAGAGAACGAATCGGACGGTcaaataccgaacgacaacatagacaAGACAGAacaaataagggtaagcttatgcaATTTAATTATTCCAAtctaatatatcatttaaacatGAAACCGAATGATGCCAAACAATATTTCAACCATGCAATCGTCATACATGTATAACCACCAACACTgaacatataaaacattatatccATCATACAAGTGCAACAATTAAAAACCAAACGACATTCATCATTATGACCGACCACTATGACTATGTTCGGACTGTAAGAATATGTAGTTATGGTCGTCCTTGCACCCGTGGGTGGTGACCTGGAATAAACCATCAGGATTACCGCAGCATGGAAAGCCCTTGAGTCTGCCACACGAGGTTAGCCCATTAAAACACCTTAGGTCAAGGCTGTACACACCGCCCAGACTAGAGCCTCCTGccattctcaccacatggtcaCTAGCGCTAGTGAGCATTATAATGTCAGGATGAACACCAATACAAAGCTGACCATATTCTTACTTCACCAACCAATTAAACATATTGTATGAAATATGTAGCtcgacgtccctagcacccggtgtggacCTGGCTGGCATAACTCATCAGACCGctacccgaggttagtcctacaaCGATCATCTGGTCTTATGACCGCAGACCTCCTGtcattcccacgcatgaatAACCTTCCTCTACATGAGAAAACGTCATCatggaatatcaggatcaggacgacaacagagtctgaccatgttcatacaACCATCATCAATaatgagacattcctccatgGAATTCTCTTACTTAGTCAATATGAAACAAGGTTAAGAGAATGACCGGACGGTCTAACACAGAAAGGAAATGGAGTACCAAGGAAAACTTTACTAGGAGACCGAATGGTTCAACACAACTAAGAAAAACCGAAAATAAAAGGAGTTCTAGCAAGGGACTGAACGATCAAGCAACGAAGGAAACTGAGCGTTATTTGAAGAccaagaaatataaataattcaaggAAATGAATCGAACGTTTAACAATAGGTTACCTTTAACAAGACCGAATATTTTACAGTTTGGCCGAATGCCTTAATATACATAAACTAGAGTTCTCTTCAGTAAAACGAGTGTCAGTACAAAACCGAACACTCTGTGAGGAATCAAGTGTTAGTGTAAGACCGAACACttttataatagatattattataaactgGACGTTTTTCCCAAGAAGGATAATTAACACCAAACCAAGTACTTAGTCTATGACCAAATACTCaaacataatatcatatttataaaattgaacgTTAGGTTTATGACCGAACGTTCTTAAAatgagtaataataattaatacgAAATCGAATGCTTCAGAAGTTAAGTGTTAGTCTAATACCAAACACTTGTATGATCGAACGTATAGTTTATGACCGGACGTTCTTAGAATTCAAGCACTGGTATAAGACCTAGCACTTTTAATAAACATTATCAATATAGACCGAACGCTCAGTGTATGACTGAACGTTTTAAATAGTCAATATGAGACCGAATACTcagtctatgaccgagcacttaGAGACTGGACATTCAGTATAAGCTCGGACGTCCTTTAATGGTATATTCCGAACGGATAACCAAGCAAGATATTTAAGTTTCAACACAAAGGTACCAGATCAATTGTTTTAAGAggaaaccgaacggtcctaatgacccttCGATTACAGattcatattttcactaagttatataaccttataaaatatttcataccaaaatcaaacatgcatttctCAACAACAAGATCATACATTCAGCAAGCATAACTCACAAAATCATGcatacaaaataatcataattaaatttataagcttTCCTTACCTCTAAATCCAGCTACGCTTTTAAGTTCTTTACAACAACTACTTCTATAGCTCCATTCAAGGTTGGTTCAAATGAAAATCTCATTGGTGCAATTGAAAGTTGTTGGCACCGGGAGTATTTATTCTAAAAGAAGGTTGATGATCGGAGGGAAGGAAGTGGTCAgaatcttagagagaaggtggagggttttagagagaaggaggagaaaatggagTTATGAAGTTTTGGAGAAGAAGATTGTATGCAGGGAAAATGATgccaaatttaaatttctaactTTTATACCACCTCCAAAACCGAACGGTCGAGTCCCATGCTGCCACATGTTTTCCACTTTCTAAATTGCTGCACTCCATGAGCTGCCACTTGGATTCCACTTCCTGTACATCTCATCTCCTTCTGCTGCCGCACGGTTTCCAACGGATGGGGAATTAAAGAATGGTTGACAGCTTTGTCTCCCATTACCATGGGAAAACTGGGAGGGTATGACATGTGTCTCCCACTAAGGTGGAGAATTTATGGGATGTGACAATCATTAGTTTTctaattattctttatttctttttctgaattattttttttttcaattatttgattttttctataaattcataaagttcatttttatctttcattaaattttcttctcatcataacattgattaaatttttttttcttttatctagtTTCATTTAAATCACATATATggtatttaaaaatacaaaaagctGATGAGTAAAATAGTTTCTAAAacacttatttaattatttttactcttttccaatatttttatttctttcgcAAGAGAATGATTCTTTTAAGTATTCAAGTGTGTAAAATCTTAATTTatcaataacattaaaaaatgattttatatgttttcttttacttgaggtttcattttatttttagaactttgtttcgttaaaaatacttttattgtttatcaatttttttgacttgtttgatattaatttatcaaatgtACTTAAATTTCGAAGGTATTATTCATTTCATCATAAtcttgattatatatttttttactgtatTTTTTTCGAATGATGTAAtgcattttaagaaatataatccTTAAtatgtaatgtattttttttttctcatctttctccaatagaaaaaaaaataaaaaattgttaggAATTGAGATAGTAACTTGAGTTTGGGAAAATTTGGACCTTACATTACTAAGAGAGGGAAAAATCACTAATGCTCCACCTTCTTTATCTTCCCTATTAACACAGTATTTAAAAGAACCTTTTGCACTTATTAGGAATATCCTAGTCAAATTATAGTGATGAGATTGCTTACAAAACTATTCATGtgtattattaaatatcatccattaattttgaattttatactgagtgaaaattgtaaataatgtttatattatatatagcaATTGTATTATGAACAGAAAAAGTTGTCTGTATTGGATGCTTGCTCTTTGTATCGTTTAGTTACTTAGCAGTTATCATAGAGAGGAGTGGTCACACTAGTTTATATGTACTTCTCTGTCTCTTTATTCATACACTTTTTCCtcctttcctttcatttttcttcacctTTTTCATCGTTTCCATGAATCatcaaattttcaatatttttcgcCAACGACATGCCACAGTGGAATACTCACTTGGACTAGATACAATTCTGCTTTTGCCTTTAACAATTTCCATCAACTTCCTACGATTCTTTCCCCTAAAAACCCTACTGCAGGACCTCCACAAAACCTATTTTTACTTCtcattttaatgtatttttcttttcttttttttttttaaaaaaaaatgctttaacACATTTCTTAATAACCAATATGATATCGAAGAAAGTGTTAGCATTTATATCCATGGTTTTGAAaggttattataaaaataaaaaattcaacaatttaacGTGTTTTGTCTAATCTAAATTCATTTTCTTGATAGATTAAGTAAAGTTAAAAGAAGTAGAGATCTAAAAGAGATAGTTAATACGAGTTAGAAGACTAAAGATTTCAATCCAATCCAATAAATAAGACGAATTAAAGAGATTGATGACACACAACTAACCTATTTTTCCACCTCTAGAATGGcattaactataaattttaaaaagaagtcATTGAGATATGTTTTTTTCAGAgacaaaattaagtataaatacCATTAGACTAGTTGGACAATATTTATTAGTTCAAATAGAAGTttgacataaaaatatttttaacaacgaaataaataaatatgttcttataataaagaatttaacataaatttgtaaaattagaaaataaaattatcttgtgaaagaaaaaatgaatatgaGAAAAAAGTATAGgaagatataataaaataattgattttagaaaaaatagttaTGAGAAGAATGTGGAGGAAATAGAAAATGAAGAGTGAGTAGAGAAATTTGTGAAAGTGATATTGGTGAATGGATGAAAGTGgggtgagagagagagagagtgtgcGTGTGTCGGAGACTGGGAGCTTATATAAGATTCCAATATTTGTTCCACCATTTCTCCAACAAGCGGCCTTGGCTTTTCTTTCATCGCTTCTACCAActtatttctcttctcttctctcctcACCACACTAACCAAACCAAGAACAAGCTTCTATTActcattattaataattaatattgcaATGGCAATAGACTGCATAACGAGCATGATCATGCCTCAACCCTCCAACCAAGAAATCAAAGAACAAGATGAACACCCTTTTGTCTTTGATGCCTCAGTCCTCAGACACCAACTTCACATACCCTCTCAGTTCATTTGGCCTGATGAGGAGAAAGCATGCTTGGATGAGCCTGAGTTACAGGTTCCATTCATTGACTTGGGAGGCTTCCTCTCCGGTGACCCTCTTGCTGCCACCCAAGCTTCCAGACTCGTCGGTGAAGCATGTCAAAAACATGGCTTCTTTCTCGTTGTCAACCATGGGATTGACCGCCAGTTGATATCCGATGCTCACCTTTACATGGACCACTTCTTTTCCCTTCCCCTGTCTCACAAACAGAGGGCTCAGAGGATGCCAGGGGAGCACTGCGGCTATGCCAGTAGCTTCACCGCCAGGTTCTCCTCTAAGCTCCCTTGGAAAGAGACCCTTTCCTTTCAGTATTCCGCATGCAATAACTCACCAACCCTTGTCAAGGACTACTTATGCGATAAAATGGGCAGAGAGTTTCAGCAATTTGggtaatcataaaaataataatttaggaaaatgttttttcttaaacttgTTACCACTGCGAGATTTAAATTTGAGATCTTATATGCTGACCAAGAAATCAACCTGGTGGGTATGTTTTCTGCatatttatgcaggaatgtttACCAGGACTACTGTGAAGCCATGAGCAATCTTTCTTTAGGTATAATGGAGCTTCTGGGAATGAGCCTTGGAGTGGGTAGAGCTTATTTCAGGGAGTTCTTTGAAGAGAATAGCTCGATAATGAGGCTGAATTACTATCCTCCGTGTCAAAAACCAGAGCTGACTTTAGGAACTGGACCTCATTGCGATCCAACCTCTTTGACCATTCTTCATCAAGACCAAGTGGGAGGCCTGCAAGTTTGTGTTGACAATGAGTGGCATTCCATTAAACCTGCTTTGAATGCTTTCGTGGTGAATGTTGGCGATACCTTCATGGTAATGTGACTATCTTAATTACTCTTAATTAGTGTTGTTTTTGGGTTGTgtattgatgatgatgatgatgatgatgatgataggcTCTTTCAAATGGGAGATACAAGAGCTGCTTGCACAGGGCAGTGGTGAACAGGGAGACAACAAGAAAATCTCTTGCTTTCTTTTTGTGTCCGAGAAGTGACAAGGTGGTGAGTCCACCATGTGAATTAGTGGACAAATTGAGGCCAAGGCTGTACCCAGATTTTACATGGCCCATGCTCCTTGAGTTCACTCAAAAGCATTACAGAGCTGACATGAAAACCCTTGAAGCATTTACCAACTGGCTTCAACGGAAAACACAACACTCATCAACCCAACTtccaacataaaaaatacttCAAAGGGAATCAATAAACTTAATTCTTCTGCTAATTTCCTCATTTTCATTTCACCTTATAGAACAACAGTTCTTCATGTAATGTGCATATGTCATTTCCTTATTCAAGCAACTTTTCCACCtttaattacaaaacaaaaaaacacgAATCAACTTCTCTCCTATGGGTCAGATCCAAATCCAATTACGGATAAATTAATTCCACTGTTACCAcacattttctaatattttatttttaatgtattttttattagtaaattaaatttattcagTATCGTAAAATTGTCGTTATTCATTCCATCAAAACCAAGAACATATAAATGGGAAAGAAAATTACACTTGAGTTTTGGTTTGATTGGAGAGAAAACTagaagaaagaaacagaaaaaagttgttagaaatatataacacatttttattacCTTAACTccttttacttaatttttttttccaatgttTCTTCCATAGTActaattgtttaatatttaattatttcagaaaaaatagtacaatattttaaaactgtgtttttttattacataaacaaaaagtataatataagtAGTGAACTTGATATTTGCACATAATTATTTCTacagcttttttttttttttgtcaaagtaAACATACAGAgaatgtattataatatatatttttctcctttatttaataataaaaaattatataaaaatgtaatagaaataatatataaaatatcattatcatatatTGATTACAGTAGCAATCAATTTAACTTCAtccaaactaaaaaaacatgTCCGTCAAATGTTTGGAATAAACAGGTACAAGTCAACCATttttgaattacatattttctGTTTCTATATCCAACTCgaactcttttttttaattgaatatttttaaaattgacttaaatacaatatgtataaaatgaaataaacattttaaaatttttataaatattttatttataataattagtcataaatatttgacaaaaacaacacaaaattaattcgattaattaaagtatttttttttataatactatCAACATAACAGTTTGTACTCACTAACAATAAATTTCATGGTAAAATTATAATCGTGATAATGTCTTACtgaataacaatatataaaacatttacACTGTTATTAGTGTTGGCCTGATTGAACGGAACCATTTCCACTCTCTTGTTTATGCAATTTTAGTTGGTCCTAATTTACATTTTACCTAATTTTTAAGcaaactattaaaaatattgtataaccttctaacacttttttttattgtttataattttttaatgaaattttaattacttcataaaatttgaatattcttaattaatttattgttattatattcatttaagttgtttttttttcatttatgtcTCTCTTCATGTACGTTGATTGATTGAAAGTGTAAAATTATGATTTGGTAAAGAAGTTGTAATTTAGAGCATTAATGGCCATTTTGATTGAAGTGGCCCTTTTAGATGCTGAAAGTTTCTTGTCATCATATTAATATGActctgagaaaaaaaattgaaatgcaatAATATAAGGATAATATCTATACTTATATGTTATAGTTGACTTCctctcaattaattattttatctgaCTCAAGTTACTGTTTGACTtctttcttatctttctttccGTTTGGAAAGAAACATAATAATGTAAGCCACATTATATTTCTGTTACCACTTCTGCCTTACGTGATCAAAATTCTGGGTGGCTACACACGTGTCAGGTTATGTCCTGTTGGATTTCATTACATCTATTATGTCACCGCAGTTAAGAATATTTAATAGGATAATGATTAgggatatttagataacattttttataatatttgaacattgattacgtgtcaatttgtgattgattaaaaattactccataataatgtttatgattattattattattattgattgttgagtaatttttgatcaatcatatattgacacataatcaattttgaaatggtgtaaaaaaatgttgtctaaatatcattatcctatttaatataattttaaaattaattaattaattaaaatgtattgttattgatatttttatgtaatattgaTTTTAGAGATAAATGTTATTTGTggataaacaatttttatatttattttattgattaaagattattttcattataattcattcttaagttttttttctatttataaatatcacatatttacataaaaaaaaatataccgTAAATACATCACATTTTAAAACTGTTCtaagtcttttattttaaattgttttttaaaacattaatattcaTAAGATTCAAAGATTATTTGTTACTACTTGATCGATATGACGAATTgtgttttttaaaaagaagtgcgtgtaattttatttttttagaaaagaagtgcatgtaattttattttgttcctaTACAATGaggtgttttctttttctgaaacaCAACACTTTGCGTGCTCAATTCagattgtttttattcttttatttaattacaattgtatcttatttttgtttttatattgttttacttgaataatattttattatttatatatgtattatgtgTTTTATTCtcatctaattattattattatatattttttattatttttctattattcttaAAGAGaacaactatttttattttactttatttatcattatttattttattacaaaagtcATAGATaatgttatataatatattgtcATGGATATGTTTAAGTTATTTTCAAGTATATTGAAAATTGTatgggtgattttttttttctattggtaacaacaaataaaattttggctCATTGAAATATGGTTATactattttgtaatatataaaattactagTTAATCTCTTATGATTTTTCTGATAAAGACATATGGtgttatagatatattttaaagttttgtctaagaatatttataaaatatattattattctaaaattgtTAAATGATGAGAAGCACTTAAGTCGAAATAAGACTTTagtg
This genomic interval from Vigna radiata var. radiata cultivar VC1973A chromosome 8, Vradiata_ver6, whole genome shotgun sequence contains the following:
- the LOC106771067 gene encoding gibberellin 20 oxidase 2 isoform X2, whose protein sequence is MAIDCITSMIMPQPSNQEIKEQDEHPFVFDASVLRHQLHIPSQFIWPDEEKACLDEPELQVPFIDLGGFLSGDPLAATQASRLVGEACQKHGFFLVVNHGIDRQLISDAHLYMDHFFSLPLSHKQRAQRMPGEHCGYASSFTARNVYQDYCEAMSNLSLGIMELLGMSLGVGRAYFREFFEENSSIMRLNYYPPCQKPELTLGTGPHCDPTSLTILHQDQVGGLQVCVDNEWHSIKPALNAFVVNVGDTFMALSNGRYKSCLHRAVVNRETTRKSLAFFLCPRSDKVVSPPCELVDKLRPRLYPDFTWPMLLEFTQKHYRADMKTLEAFTNWLQRKTQHSSTQLPT
- the LOC106771067 gene encoding gibberellin 20 oxidase 2 isoform X1, with amino-acid sequence MAIDCITSMIMPQPSNQEIKEQDEHPFVFDASVLRHQLHIPSQFIWPDEEKACLDEPELQVPFIDLGGFLSGDPLAATQASRLVGEACQKHGFFLVVNHGIDRQLISDAHLYMDHFFSLPLSHKQRAQRMPGEHCGYASSFTARFSSKLPWKETLSFQYSACNNSPTLVKDYLCDKMGREFQQFGNVYQDYCEAMSNLSLGIMELLGMSLGVGRAYFREFFEENSSIMRLNYYPPCQKPELTLGTGPHCDPTSLTILHQDQVGGLQVCVDNEWHSIKPALNAFVVNVGDTFMALSNGRYKSCLHRAVVNRETTRKSLAFFLCPRSDKVVSPPCELVDKLRPRLYPDFTWPMLLEFTQKHYRADMKTLEAFTNWLQRKTQHSSTQLPT